The following proteins come from a genomic window of Elgaria multicarinata webbii isolate HBS135686 ecotype San Diego chromosome 10, rElgMul1.1.pri, whole genome shotgun sequence:
- the MAB21L2 gene encoding protein mab-21-like 2, whose protein sequence is MIAAQAKLVYQLNKYYTERCQARKAAIAKTIREVCKVVSDVLKEVEVQEPRFISSLSEIDARYEGLEVISPTEFEVVLYLNQMGVFNFVDDGSLPGCAVLKLSDGRKRSMSLWVEFITASGYLSARKIRSRFQTLVAQAVDKCSYRDVVKMIADTSEVKLRIRERYVVQITPAFKCTGIWPRSAAQWPLPHIPWPGPNRVAEVKAEGFNLLSKECYSLTGKQSSAESDAWVLQFGEAENRLLLGGCRNKCLSVLKTLRDRHLELPGQPLNNYHMKTLLLYECEKHPRETDWDEACLGDRLNGILLQLISCLQCRRCPHYFLPNLDLFQGKPHSALESAAKQTWRLAREILTNPKSLDKL, encoded by the coding sequence ATGATCGCGGCGCAGGCCAAGCTGGTGTACCAGCTGAACAAGTACTACACGGAGCGGTGCCAGGCGCGCAAGGCGGCCATCGCCAAGACCATCCGCGAGGTGTGCAAGGTGGTGTCGGACGTGCTGAAGGAGGTGGAGGTGCAGGAGCCGCGCTTCATCAGCTCGCTGAGCGAGATCGACGCGCGCTACGAGGGCCTCGAGGTGATCTCGCCCACCGAGTTCGAGGTGGTGCTCTACCTCAACCAGATGGGCGTCTTCAACTTCGTCGACGACGGCTCGCTGCCCGGCTGCGCCGTGCTCAAGCTGAGCGACGGCCGCAAGCGCAGCATGTCGCTCTGGGTGGAGTTCATCACGGCCTCGGGCTACCTGTCGGCGCGCAAGATCCGCTCGCGCTTCCAGACGCTGGTGGCGCAGGCGGTGGACAAGTGCAGCTACCGCGACGTGGTCAAGATGATCGCCGACACCAGCGAGGTCAAGCTGCGCATCCGCGAGCGCTACGTGGTGCAGATCACGCCCGCCTTCAAGTGCACGGGCATCTGGCCGCGCAGCGCGGCGCAGTGGCCGCTGCCGCACATCCCGTGGCCCGGGCCCAACCGCGTGGCCGAGGTCAAGGCCGAGGGCTTCAACCTGCTCTCCAAGGAGTGCTACTCGTTGACGGGCAAGCAGAGCTCGGCCGAGAGCGACGCCTGGGTGCTGCAGTTCGGCGAGGCCGAGAACCGCCTGCTGCTGGGCGGCTGCCGCAACAAGTGCCTGTCGGTGCTCAAGACGCTGCGCGACCGGCACCTCGAGCTGCCCGGGCAGCCGCTCAACAACTACCACATGAAGACGCTGCTGCTCTACGAGTGCGAGAAGCACCCGCGGGAGACCGACTGGGACGAGGCGTGCCTGGGCGACCGCCTCAACGGCATCCTGCTGCAGCTCATCTCGTGCCTGCAGTGCCGCCGCTGCCCGCACTACTTCCTGCCCAACCTCGACCTCTTTCAGGGCAAGCCCCACTCGGCCCTCGAGAGCGCCGCCAAGCAGACCTGGCGCCTGGCCCGGGAGATCCTCACCAACCCCAAAAGCCTCGACAAgctatag